A part of Oscillospiraceae bacterium genomic DNA contains:
- a CDS encoding four helix bundle protein, protein MLNNPLLDKSLDFSVLIVLFYEAFSKTRRDTTIAKQLLRSATSVGANINEAVYGNSKADFISKLHIALKETGESIYWLTLLERTNLLEYDYQKPLSLANEIKYMLIASINTAKENK, encoded by the coding sequence TTTTCTGTCCTAATCGTATTGTTTTACGAAGCATTTTCAAAGACACGCCGAGACACCACGATAGCCAAACAGCTATTACGCAGCGCGACCAGCGTCGGTGCAAACATCAATGAAGCAGTCTACGGCAACAGCAAAGCAGATTTTATTTCCAAACTTCACATTGCTTTAAAAGAAACCGGCGAGAGCATTTATTGGCTCACCTTGTTGGAACGAACAAACTTGCTTGAGTATGATTATCAAAAACCCCTCTCTTTGGCGAATGAAATAAAATATATGTTAATCGCTTCAATAAATACAGCAAAAGAAAATAAGTGA